The following are encoded in a window of Harmonia axyridis chromosome 7, icHarAxyr1.1, whole genome shotgun sequence genomic DNA:
- the LOC123684992 gene encoding transcription termination factor 2 produces the protein MSGEISDSSDYSTDDIPIMKNKKNMVWDSTDDEDNSSVMESSEPNDVKVPTKTDGNNIITSTPERSIFMGRSSFGTSIIEKKPDSLIISDTDDELSESAVSNKAENVTSNLIIVSSKENSFSTPQPKKSNAYDTKKSDMLKIPSEEEFRKRKSFMTPQVRKQVDDDSDSSEKEVDSDIIDTSQILEDSFEPETPKAFYDEDKKHFTTSIKKTDTSAEKVKVQVKLDDIVKKMSSNDVEDKIKCKRTEYNEQLKMIQTYEADLFRIKKTMSNVNLPGLPDKGQLLKSKFETIKTKFLEAQNRLKQMTVVEEDVPEKNNTEKTPSLNVWNDLEAGIAIVQPKTFGKKGLENFQSQKVLTSESLEQLHGSLKNCPKDDVLAEEPKGIKVSLMEHQRRALAWLLYRETQRPPGGILADDMGLGKTLTMISLVLKKTKHTEEEDDDREEEESSKKYRKYNGGTLVVCPASLLNQWAQEIDTKLKRGLLSYNVYHGPKREVKPKRLAEYDVVITTYSIVMNEIDKEGAIFRVRWNRIILDEAHTIRNHKAQTSVACCELAGKHRWALTGTPVHNKELDMYALLKFLRCSPFDDLAVWKRWVGDKGTGGGERLNTVISTLMLRRTKAELMEQGKLTTMPSRKWDLIPVNLDESEMSLYQKILLFSQTLFAQFLHQRAEKGQEIVNLRNSNAIPNNEYAKMRKKLLTMNQMREVNQHEILVLLLRLRQICCHPSLIVNMLQGDEDLGEDDETEGREEINLLEQLNKLNLDDDQTGFSAEGLSEEKVGFKEATKGILNPSHPLFAKDRISSKVKSALDLIPNIIASGDKIIVVSQWTSFLELFGWHLKEAGIKFTQLDGRVPTAKRTDMVNNFNDPNSRVKILLLSLTAGGVGLNLVGANHLFLLDLHWNPQLEKQAQDRIYRMGQKKNVFVYKFMTHETIEERIKNLQDAKIAISESMLTGSKIAVGNKLSLQDLKMLFNM, from the exons ATGAGCGGAGAAATTTCGGATAGTTCAG ACTATTCCACTGATGATATTcccataatgaaaaataaaaaaaatatggtatGGGATAGTACTGATGATGAAGATAATTCTTCAGTCATGGAATCATCAGAACCTAATGATGTAAAAGTTCCCACTAAAACTGATGGCAACAATATAATTACTAGTACTCCAGAACGATCGATATTTATGGGAAGAAGCTCCTTTGGTACatctattattgaaaaaaaacctgATTCTCTTATTATATCTGACACTGATGATGAACTCTCTGAATCTGCAGTATCAAATAAGGCAGAAAATGTTACTTCAAACTTGATTATAGTCAGTAGCAAAGAGAATTCTTTTTCAACACCTCAACCTAAAAAATCTAATGCTTATGATACAAAAAAATCTGATATGTTAAAAATTCCTTCCGAAGAGGAATTTAGGAAAAGGAAATCTTTCATGACACCTCAAGTAAGAAAACAGGTTGATGATGATTCTGATAGCTCTGAAAAAGAAGTTGATTCTGATATTATTGATACTAGTCAAATTCTTGAAGACTCTTTTGAACCAGAAACACCTAAAGCATTTTATGATGAAGACAAAAAACATTTTACGACTTCAATTAAAAAGACTGATACATCTGCTGAAAAAGTGAAGGTACAAGTTAAATTGGATGATATTGTTAagaaaatgtcatcaaatgatGTAGAGGATAAGATAAAATGTAAAAGGACAGAATACAATGAACAGTTGAAGATGATTCAAACATATGAAGCAGATTTATTTAGAATCAAG AAAACCATGTCCAATGTGAATTTACCTGGCCTTCCTGATAAGGGACAGCTTTTAAAATCCAAGTTCGAAACAATTAAAACCAAATTTTTGGAAGCccaaaatcgactgaaacagaTGACTGTGGTTGAAG AGGATGTGCCCGAAAAAAACAACACAGAGAAAACACCATCCTTGAACGTTTGGAATGACCTTGAAGCTGGTATAGCCATAGTGCAACCAAAAACTTTTGGCAAAAAAGGGTTGGAGAATTTTCAATCTCAAAAAGTTTTAACTTCTGAGAGTTTGGAGCAACTTCATGGTTCATTAAAAAATTGCCCAAAGGATGATGTACTAGCAGAGGAGCCTAAAGGAATCAAGGTCAGTCTTATGGAACACCAGAGAAGAGCCTTAGCATGGTTGTTGTATAGGGAAACACAAAGGCCACCTGGAGGAATTTTag CGGATGATATGGGTCTTGGAAAAACACTGACTATGATATCTCTTGTTTTAAAAAAGACTAAACATACTGAGGAAGAGGATGATGACAGGGAAGAGGAGGAATCTtctaaaaaatatagaaaatacaaTGGTGGCACTCTAGTGGTATGTCCCGCAAGTCTTCTTAATCAATGGGCACAAGAGATAGATACTAAACTCAAGAGGGGTTTACTTTCTTATAATGTTTATCATGGCCCTAAAAGAGAGGTAAAACCCAAAAG ATTGGCAGAATATGATGTTGTAATCACCACATACAGTATTGTAATGAACGAGATTGACAAAGAAGGAGCTATATTCAGAGTTAGATGGAATAGAATCATTCTTGATGAAGCACACACAATTAGAAATCACAAAGCCCAAACTTCTGTTGCCTGTTGCGAATTAGCTGGTAAACACAGATGGGCACTAACAGGGACACCTGTTCACAATAAAGAGCTTGATATGTACgctcttttaaaatttttaagatgtTCACCTTTTGACGATTTAGCG GTTTGGAAAAGGTGGGTAGGTGATAAGGGAACTGGAGGTGGGGAAAGACTAAATACTGTGATTTCCACTTTGATGTTGAGGCGTACAAAGGCCGAACTTATGGAACAAGGAAAGCTGACTACTATGCCTTCTCGTAAATGGGATCTGATCCCAGTCAACTTGGACGAAAGTGAAATGAGCTTGTATCAGAAAATCCTTCTCTTTTCACAGACTTTATTCGCTCAGTTTCTGCATCAAAGAGCAGAGAAAGGGCAAGAGATCGTTAATCTTAGAAATTCAAAtg CTATCCCAAACAATGAATATGCGAAAATGAGGAAAAAGCTTCTAACCATGAATCAAATGAGAGAAGTTAACCAACATGAAATCTTGGTTTTATTGCTTAGGTTGAGGCAAATTTGTTGTCATCCTTCACTAATTGTAAAT ATGCTACAAGGAGATGAAGATTTAGGTGAAGATGATGAGACTGAAGGAAGGGAGGAAATAAATCTGCTGGAacaattgaacaaattgaatttAGATGATGATCAGACGGGTTTTTCAGCAGAGGGTTTATCAGAAGAAAAAGTCGGATTCAAAGAGGCAACAAAGGGTATTTTGAACCCATCACATCCATTATTTGCGAAAGATCGTATTAGTAGTAAA GTCAAATCTGCCTTGGATTTAATTCCTAACATTATAGCAAGTGGCGATAAAATCATTGTTGTTTCTCAATGGACCAGTTTTTTGGAACTATTTGGATGGCATCTTAAAGAAGCTGGTATAAAATTTACACAATTAGATGGTAGAGTTCCCACAGCAAAAAGAACAGATATGGTGAACAACTTCAATGATCCCAACAGTAGAGTAAAG aTTTTATTACTTTCTTTAACGGCTGGTGGGGTAGGCTTAAATTTAGTAGGAGCAAATCATCTTTTCCTATTGGACTTGCATTGGAATCCGCAGTTAGAAAAACAGGCACAAGATAGAATATACCGGATGGGCCAGAAAAAAAACGTATTTGTATATAA attcATGACAcatgaaactattgaggaaagaATAAAAAACTTGCAAGATGCTAAAATTGCCATATCGGAGAGCATGTTGACAGGATCCAAAATTGCAGTTGGTAATAAACTCAGTTTACAGGACTTGAAAATGTTGTTCAACatgtaa
- the LOC123684993 gene encoding leucine-zipper-like transcriptional regulator 1 → MSSSTVAESSSSCFDNALTLELGPMEVVHRWKRMPECDEFVGARRSKHTVVAFKEAIYVFGGDNGKSMLNDLLRFDVKEKSWGRAFATGIPPAPRYHHSAVVHNSSMYVFGGYTGDIHSNSNLTNKNDLFEYKFLSGQWIEWKFIGTTPVPRSAHGAAVYDNKLWIFAGYDGNARLNDMWTIPLVGDARFWEEIEQKGECPPTCCNFPVAVARESMFVFSGQSGAKITNSLFQFNFQEKIWTRISTDHILRGAPAPPARRYGHSMVAFDRHLYVFGGAADSTLSNDLHCFDLDSQTWSVVHPVPDSYVPSGRLFHAAAVVGDAMFIFGGTVDNNVRSGEMYRFQFSSYPKCSLHDDFGKIMESRQFCDLQFLIGPDETRIMGHVALVAARSQYLRTKIRQAKENRDKHLEKLFGTTKVPFNDTPLVQVKLPDADPEAFEMVLNYIYMDCIDPTKKAKKDEDPFSNRIVLRMMDVYRLAVQFNMVRLENLCIQYLNATICLKNVLVALHNADQLQLKFIKEHCLRFIVKESNYNQIVMSTEFEDLDRGLMVEVIRRKQKPQNRISNPVDPTHPGANGCSLEQDMAMFLIATGKEFCDIDLILDNHVIPAHKSILAARCGYFEAMFRSFMPNDNTVRIQIGEMVPSKESFDSLLRYIYYGDVNMPPEDSLYLFSAPFFYSFTNNRLQAFCKQNLEMNVTFENVIQILEAADKMQASDMKKYALDLIVHHFTKVAKLPKLKHLSKELILDILMALANDMSETKTCQDVSSDFAGAFGYSTVADSDRPSSYGRLGW, encoded by the exons atgagttcttCAACAGTTGCAGAAAGTAGCAGTAGTTGTTTTGATAATGCTCTTACTTTAGAGCTTGGACCTATGGAGGTTGTTCATCGATGGAAACGTATGCCAGAATGTGATGAATTTGTTGGGGCTAG GAGAAGTAAACACACAGTTGTCGCTTTCAAGGAAGCAATATACGTATTTGGGGGAGATAATGGTAAAAGTATGCTAAATGATTTACTCAGGTTTGATGTTAAAGAGAAATCTTGGGGCAGAGCTTTTGCAACTGGTATACCTCCAGCACCTAGATACCATCATTCTGCTGTAGTCCATAATTCTTCTATGTATGTTTTTGGTGGATATACTGgagatattcattcaaattccaaTCTTACTAATAAAAACGATCTTTTTGAATATAAGTTTCTTTCTGGCCAATGGATCGAATGGAAATTTATTGGTACAACCCCAGTACCTCGATCAGCTCATGGAGCTGCTGTATATGATAATAAATTATGGATTTTTGCTGGATATGATGGAAATGCCAGATTAAATGACATGTGGACGATTCCACTAGTA GGTGATGCACGGTTTTGGGAAGAGATAGAGCAAAAAGGAGAATGTCCACCAACTTGTTGCAATTTTCCAGTCGCTGTAGCTAGAGAGTCTATGTTTGTTTTCAGTGGGCAGAGCGGCGCAAAAATTACAAACTCCTTAttccaattcaattttcaggaaaaaat ATGGACGCGCATCTCCACAGATCATATTCTTAGAGGAGCACCCGCTCCTCCTGCTAGAAGATATGGCCATTCAATGGTGGCATTTGATAGGCATTTATATGTTTTTGGAGGAGCTGCTGATAGTACCCTATCTAACGATTTACATTGTTTCGATCTGGATTCTCAAACTTGGTCTGTGGTTCATCCAGTACCAGATTCATATGTACCTTCAG GACGTCTTTTCCATGCTGCTGCTGTTGTCGGTGATGCTATGTTCATCTTTGGAGGAACGGTTGATAATAATGTCAGAAGTGGAGAAATGTACCGTTTTCAATTCTCCAGTTATCCAAAATGCAGTTTACATGACGATTTTGGGAAAATTATGGAATCGCGTCAATTTTGCGACCTGCAATTTCTAATAGGACCAGACGAGACCAGGATTATGGGGCATGTTGCTTTGGTGGCTGCAAGGTCGCAATACTTGCGTACTAAGATCAGGCAGGCGAAGGAAAACAGGGACAAGCATTTAGAGAAATTGTTCGGTACTACGAAGGTACCTTTCAACGATACACCCCTCGTTCAGGTTAAATTACCGGATGCTGATCCTGAAGCGTTCGAAATGGTTCTTAATTATATCTACATGGATTGTATAGATCCTACGAAGAAAGCCAAGAAGGATGAGGATCCTTTCAGCAACAGGATTGTTTTGAGAATGATGGATGTATACag ATTAGCAGTGCAGTTCAACATGGTTAGACTTGAGAACCTATGTATCCAATATCTGAATGCTACAATCTGTTTGAAAAACGTCCTCGTAGCTCTTCACAATGCTGATCAACTACAGTTGAAATTTATCAAAGAACATTGTCTTCGTTTCATCGTCAAAGAATCAAACTACAATCAGATAGTAATGAGCACTGAATTCGAAGATTTAGATAGAGGACTGATGGTAGAGGTGATACGCAGGAAACAGAAGCCACAAAATAGGATCAGTAACCCTGTAGACCCTACTCATCCTGGTGCCAATGGGTGTTCCTTAGAACAAGATATGGCTATGTTTCTGATTGCTACAGGAAAGGAATTTTGTGATATCGATTTGATTTTAGATAACCATGTTATACCTGCACATAAATCTATTTTAGCAGCAAGATGTGGATATTTCGAAGCTATGTTCAGATCTTTCATGCCTAATGATAATACAGTCAGA atACAAATTGGGGAGATGGTTCCTTCAAAGGAGTCATTCGACTCTCTTCTGCGATATATCTATTACGGTGATGTGAATATGCCACCCGAGGATTCCTTATACCTATTTTCAGCTCCATTTTTCTACAGTTTCACAAACAACAGATTACAGGCTTTTTGTAAGCAGAATTTGGAGATGAATGTTACCTTTGAAAATGTTATTCAAATATTGGAAGCAGCTGATAAAATGCAGGCTAGCGATATGAAAAAATATGCTTTGGATCTGATAGTACATCACTTTACAAAAGTTGCAAAACTACCAAAACTGAAGCATTTGAGTAAAGAGCTTATATTGGATATTTTGATGGCTCTAGCTAATGATATGAGTGAAACTAAAACGTGCCAAGATGTTTCTTCAG ATTTTGCAGGTGCATTTGGATATTCCACTGTAGCAGATTCTGATAGACCTAGTTCATATGGTCGATTGGGTTGGTAG
- the LOC123684995 gene encoding E3 ubiquitin-protein ligase BRE1-like has product MPKPRKPRKNTRRSSSSLSGSWDSDFELQMDLPRTTNKRNTRTTRKPTSQKAKNLNSSIVVVDDSDEECLSTIISRYKVINESVTNKVDDFFKSSGLLSDDEDEPILPSFLAKNNEKDHESRNVDTNAPSSSKTDETKTTNSDSVVVIDDEPIEITTREDIENYCRETEDILKSAKAILDKFTGAKTEEETSSTESNVTKNNGNEQPRGLGECPVCYENLSEKQVMTTKCGHLFCKVCIERIAISIKKCPTCRKAVNKKNIIPIYI; this is encoded by the coding sequence ATGCCAAAGCCCAGGAAGCCCAGGAAGAATACTAGAAGAAGTTCATCTTCTTTAAGTGGTAGTTGGGATTCCGATTTTGAGTTACAGATGGACTTACCTAGGACAACTAATAAAAGAAATACACGAACAACGAGGAAGCCAACTtctcaaaaagcaaaaaatttgaatagttcTATTGTTGTTGTGGATGATTCTGATGAAGAATGTTTATCTACAATAATATCAAGATATAAAGTAATCAATGAGAGTGTAACTAATAAAGTAGACGATTTCTTCAAGTCTAGTGGTTTGTTATCAGATGATGAAGATGAACCAATACTACCAAGTTTTCTTGCAAAGAATAATGAAAAGGACCATGAATCCAGAAATGTTGATACAAATGCACCTAGTTCATCAAAAACAGACGAAACAAAAACAACTAATTCGGATAGTGTTGTAGTTATAGATGATGAACCAATCGAAATTACTACGAGGGAAGacattgaaaattattgtaggGAAACTGAAGACATCCTCAAATCTGCTAAAGCTATACTTGATAAATTTACTGGTGCAAAAACTGAGGAAGAAACGAGTTCAACAGAAAGTAATGTTACAAAAAATAATGGAAATGAACAACCAAGAGGTTTAGGAGAATGTCCTGTTTGCTATGAGAATTTGTCTGAAAAACAAGTAATGACAACAAAATGTGGACATTTATTCTGTAAAGTTTGCATTGAAAGAATTGCAATTAGCATTAAAAAATGTCCAACATGCCGTAAAgcagtaaataaaaaaaacataattcctATATACATTTGA
- the LOC123684996 gene encoding probable 39S ribosomal protein L49, mitochondrial: MEMLLKSSQSLLRVCSKNIGSSLYKPVRFNSYLSSELIQNAQIKTKYEISRSPEEWKYVERILPPLTVPKLVPREEFHSEFKPPSDSSENHPYFISRTKNHMIPVYLHLRQRGIRKFTFVRKIQGDIWLLGEEIEKFIQPMSKKPIRMQINEFTGNIIINGDYVNAIKYWLQAKGF; this comes from the exons ATGGAAATGTTATTGAAAAGTTCACAATCTCTCCTTCGAGTTTGTAGTAAAAATATTGGTTCAAGTTTG tataaaCCAGTTCGTTTTAACAGTTATCTCAGTTCTGAATTGATCCAAAATGCACAGAttaaaacaaaatatgaaattagtaGATCCCCTGAAGAGTGGAAATATGTTGAAAGAATTTTGCCACCATTAACTGTTCCCAAGCTGGTACCAAGGGAAGAATTCCATTCCGAGTTCAAACCACCTTCTGATAGTTCCGAAAATCATCcttatttcatttcaagaacCAAAAATCATATGATACCAGTATATTTGCATTTAAGGCAGAGGGGTATTAGAAAATTTACTTTTGTTCGCAAAATTCAAGGTGACATATGGTTATTAggtgaagaaattgaaaaatttattcaacCTATGAGTAAAAAACCCATAAGGATGCAAATCAATGAATTTActggaaatataataataaatgggGATTATGTTAATGCAATTAAATATTGGCTTCAAGCTAAAGGTTTTTAA